The following are encoded in a window of Polycladomyces subterraneus genomic DNA:
- a CDS encoding SDR family oxidoreductase, with the protein MSDRLQGKIAVVTGATRKMGIGAAICRALAEKGADVFFTHWTPYDRMTFQETTEREPEELLQELRALGARAEALAVDLSKPEAAVLVMETVWERLGAPSILVNNAAVSMNDNFETITAQGLDAHYAVNVRATALLSAEFARRYESGPGGRIINLTSGQSLGPMPGELSYVATKGAIEALTRTLAAEVAHKGITVNAVNPGPTDTGWMTDELKRILLTKFPMGRVGQPADAARLIAFLASDEAAWITGQVIHSEGGFIRN; encoded by the coding sequence ATGTCCGATCGTTTACAGGGTAAAATTGCTGTCGTTACCGGTGCCACGCGCAAAATGGGTATCGGAGCGGCGATCTGCCGCGCACTGGCCGAAAAGGGCGCAGACGTATTTTTCACCCATTGGACCCCATACGATCGCATGACATTTCAGGAGACGACGGAGCGTGAACCGGAGGAGCTGCTGCAGGAGTTGCGTGCCTTGGGTGCCCGTGCGGAAGCGCTCGCGGTGGATTTGTCCAAACCCGAAGCGGCGGTATTGGTGATGGAGACGGTCTGGGAACGGTTGGGCGCCCCGTCTATTCTCGTAAACAACGCGGCAGTGTCGATGAACGACAACTTCGAAACGATCACCGCACAGGGGCTGGATGCCCATTATGCGGTAAACGTGAGGGCGACCGCATTGTTGAGCGCCGAGTTTGCACGACGCTACGAAAGCGGACCGGGTGGACGGATCATCAATCTGACCAGTGGGCAGTCGCTGGGACCTATGCCAGGTGAGCTGTCCTACGTAGCGACGAAGGGCGCCATCGAAGCACTCACCCGGACATTGGCTGCAGAAGTAGCGCACAAGGGCATCACCGTCAATGCGGTCAACCCCGGACCAACGGATACCGGTTGGATGACGGACGAGCTGAAACGGATCTTGTTGACCAAGTTTCCGATGGGACGTGTGGGACAACCGGCGGATGCCGCCCGATTGATCGCATTTTTGGCGAGCGATGAGGCGGCGTGGATTACGGGGCAGGTGATTCATTCCGAAGGCGGGTTTATCCGAAATTGA
- the fdhF gene encoding formate dehydrogenase subunit alpha: protein MSRTDRDVRVICNGVEKTGRLSQTILELLGDRIPHLCYHPSLGPIQTCDLCMVEVNGELVRACATQLVDGMKIDTLSDRVKRAQKEAMDRILINHELYCTVCDNNNGNCDLHEAVKAMKVDHQAEPFRPKPYPVDDSNPFYRYDPNQCILCGRCVEACQNLQVNETLSIDWEADRPRVVWDHGVSINESSCVSCGHCVTVCPCNALMEKSMLGEAGFLTGLKPETLRGMIDITKEVEPGYRQILAISEMEAAMREKTIRKTKTVCTYCGVGCSFDVWTKGRRILKIQPREEAPANGISTCVKGKFGWDFVNSEGRLTRPLIRRGDVFEEATWEEALAVIAEKLGTIRDRYGPDVIGLIASSKCTNEEAYLMQKLARAVIGTHNVDNCSRYCQSPATQGLFRTVGYGGDSGSISDIAQADLVIIIGSNTAESHPVLATRVKRAQKLRGQKVIVADLRKHEMAERADLFLRPRPGTDFVWLSALARYILDQGWHDASFLSERVDGLEEYRHSLEPFTLPFAEEITGIAADDLIRAAEMIRDAGSVCILWAMGVTQHTGGSDTSTAISNLLLVTGNYGRPGTGAYPLRGHNNVQGTSDFGAMPHMFPGYEPVTDERVRKRYEEAWGVSLPDRPGLNNHQMVDAILDGRLKAMYIVGEDMALVDANARRVQRAFEQLEFLVVQDLFLTRTAQFADVVLPASPSLEKEGTFTNTERRIQRLYPAMEPLGDSLPDWQIIQMVARALGADWSYAHPGEIMAEAARLAPMFAGVTYERLEGYRSLQWPVHPDGTDTPLLYRDRFAFPDGKARLYPVKWIPPREGEPSYDLHLNNGRVLEHFHEGNMTARSDGIRSKVPRAFVEVSPEVAKERGLTDGMWVRLTSPYGQVRVPVLVTDRVRGRELYLTMNDPEEGAVNLLTGNDTDRDTDTPAFKEYTVRMEVLDESPTEPLPRHNPRFAIRRPTRGVEVERKWRRADYRMPGTEGGDRDGSTHERDCLQPEYRR, encoded by the coding sequence ATGAGCCGGACGGATCGCGATGTGAGGGTGATCTGCAACGGCGTGGAAAAGACGGGGAGATTGTCTCAAACAATCCTGGAACTGCTGGGCGACCGGATTCCCCATTTGTGTTATCACCCCAGTTTGGGACCGATCCAAACTTGCGACCTGTGTATGGTCGAGGTAAATGGCGAATTGGTTCGTGCATGCGCGACACAGTTGGTCGACGGGATGAAGATCGATACCCTATCGGATCGGGTGAAACGGGCACAAAAAGAGGCGATGGACCGTATTCTGATCAACCATGAGCTGTATTGTACCGTTTGCGACAACAATAACGGCAACTGCGATCTTCATGAAGCGGTCAAGGCGATGAAGGTGGATCATCAGGCGGAACCGTTCCGTCCGAAGCCCTATCCGGTTGACGACAGCAACCCGTTTTACCGCTACGATCCCAACCAGTGCATTTTGTGCGGACGTTGTGTGGAAGCATGCCAAAATCTACAGGTGAACGAAACGTTGTCCATCGATTGGGAAGCGGATCGTCCGCGGGTGGTGTGGGATCATGGCGTATCGATCAATGAATCGTCGTGCGTTTCATGCGGTCATTGTGTCACCGTTTGTCCGTGCAATGCCTTGATGGAAAAATCGATGCTGGGGGAAGCGGGTTTTTTGACCGGATTAAAACCGGAGACGTTGCGTGGGATGATTGACATCACCAAGGAAGTGGAACCCGGTTACCGCCAAATCTTGGCCATCTCTGAGATGGAAGCCGCCATGCGGGAGAAAACGATTCGCAAGACCAAAACGGTCTGTACTTACTGTGGCGTGGGATGCAGTTTCGATGTGTGGACCAAGGGACGGCGCATCCTGAAGATCCAGCCACGGGAGGAAGCTCCGGCCAACGGCATATCCACGTGTGTCAAAGGGAAATTCGGTTGGGATTTCGTCAACAGCGAGGGGCGGTTGACCCGACCGTTGATCCGGCGCGGGGACGTCTTTGAGGAGGCAACCTGGGAGGAAGCGCTGGCCGTGATCGCAGAGAAGCTGGGAACGATCCGGGATCGGTACGGTCCAGATGTCATCGGGCTGATCGCTTCTTCCAAATGTACAAATGAAGAGGCCTATCTGATGCAGAAGTTGGCCCGTGCCGTCATCGGCACCCACAATGTGGACAATTGCTCCCGCTATTGCCAATCGCCCGCCACGCAGGGTCTCTTCCGAACAGTCGGATACGGCGGGGACTCGGGATCGATCTCGGATATCGCACAGGCGGATTTGGTCATCATCATCGGTTCCAACACGGCAGAGTCGCATCCGGTACTGGCGACGCGGGTCAAACGGGCGCAAAAACTGCGCGGCCAAAAGGTGATTGTCGCAGACCTGCGCAAACATGAGATGGCGGAGCGGGCGGATCTGTTCCTGCGCCCCCGGCCGGGGACAGATTTCGTATGGTTGTCGGCGCTGGCTCGCTACATTCTGGATCAAGGATGGCACGATGCGTCGTTTTTGTCGGAGCGGGTGGACGGTTTAGAGGAATACCGGCACAGTTTGGAACCGTTTACACTGCCGTTTGCCGAGGAAATCACAGGAATTGCCGCAGATGATCTGATCCGCGCGGCGGAGATGATCCGCGATGCGGGCTCCGTTTGTATTTTGTGGGCGATGGGTGTCACGCAGCATACCGGGGGAAGCGACACCAGTACCGCCATCTCCAATCTGCTTCTCGTCACGGGAAATTACGGTCGTCCTGGCACGGGGGCTTACCCGCTCAGGGGACACAACAACGTCCAGGGGACCAGCGATTTCGGCGCGATGCCGCATATGTTTCCCGGGTATGAACCGGTGACGGACGAGCGAGTCCGAAAGCGGTATGAAGAAGCGTGGGGTGTTTCGTTGCCGGACCGGCCGGGACTGAACAATCATCAGATGGTGGATGCCATCCTCGACGGACGATTGAAAGCGATGTACATCGTCGGTGAGGATATGGCACTGGTGGATGCCAATGCCCGACGGGTACAGCGCGCTTTTGAACAGTTGGAATTCCTGGTTGTGCAGGATCTGTTTCTGACGCGGACGGCGCAGTTTGCAGATGTCGTTCTCCCCGCCAGCCCCAGTTTGGAGAAGGAGGGGACATTTACCAACACCGAACGGCGGATTCAACGGCTGTATCCGGCGATGGAACCGCTGGGGGACTCGTTGCCGGATTGGCAGATCATTCAGATGGTGGCCCGAGCGTTGGGAGCGGACTGGTCCTATGCGCATCCGGGTGAAATCATGGCGGAAGCGGCTCGTTTGGCCCCGATGTTTGCCGGGGTCACATATGAGCGGCTGGAAGGATACCGCAGTTTGCAATGGCCGGTTCATCCGGACGGAACGGACACCCCGCTACTGTATCGCGACCGCTTTGCGTTCCCGGACGGCAAGGCACGCCTGTATCCAGTGAAATGGATTCCGCCGCGTGAAGGGGAACCATCGTATGATTTACATTTGAATAATGGCCGTGTGTTGGAACATTTCCACGAGGGCAACATGACCGCCCGTTCCGACGGCATCCGATCCAAAGTCCCGCGCGCGTTCGTGGAAGTGTCACCCGAAGTGGCGAAAGAGCGGGGGCTGACGGACGGCATGTGGGTTCGTCTTACCTCTCCGTACGGTCAAGTGCGGGTACCCGTGTTGGTGACGGATCGTGTTCGGGGGCGGGAGTTGTATCTCACCATGAACGACCCCGAGGAGGGTGCCGTTAATCTGTTGACGGGTAATGACACGGATCGAGATACGGATACCCCGGCGTTCAAGGAATACACTGTGCGCATGGAGGTGTTGGATGAATCGCCGACCGAACCATTACCCCGGCACAATCCGCGTTTTGCCATCCGGCGACCGACACGCGGGGTGGAAGTGGAACGAAAATGGCGAAGAGCGGATTATCGCATGCCCGGAACGGAAGGAGGAGACCGTGATGGCAGCACCCACGAAAGAGATTGTCTCCAACCGGAATACCGCCGCTGA
- a CDS encoding DUF1641 domain-containing protein, with amino-acid sequence MAAPTKEIVSNRNTAAEEKLSPEAVQLLNRWAERKEAVNELIDVIGLLHEKGWLRTAKAFLASTDELMSIALDQLNTPGGKRFLRNLIHMGVLLSAVDLPSAVKAAEEADQETDRSGMWTLLQTLRDPEVIAAIRFFLNIAKRIRPDDVSGAGEETR; translated from the coding sequence ATGGCAGCACCCACGAAAGAGATTGTCTCCAACCGGAATACCGCCGCTGAAGAAAAGTTATCCCCGGAAGCGGTCCAGTTGTTGAACCGTTGGGCGGAACGAAAAGAGGCCGTCAATGAACTGATTGATGTGATCGGTCTGCTTCACGAAAAAGGATGGTTGCGAACGGCCAAGGCCTTTTTGGCATCGACCGACGAGCTGATGTCCATCGCATTGGACCAGCTCAACACTCCGGGCGGCAAGCGATTCTTGCGCAACCTGATTCACATGGGTGTTCTGTTGTCCGCGGTCGATCTACCGTCTGCGGTCAAAGCGGCGGAAGAAGCGGATCAAGAAACGGATCGATCCGGCATGTGGACACTGCTCCAAACCTTGCGCGATCCCGAGGTGATCGCCGCCATCCGCTTTTTTCTGAATATCGCCAAAAGGATACGGCCGGACGATGTAAGTGGAGCCGGGGAGGAAACGAGATGA
- the fdhD gene encoding formate dehydrogenase accessory sulfurtransferase FdhD, with protein MRTHPFPPPRSNVARRHIRRVIGDQISTRMDRIIVEEPMEIRIRLYDVPEPISVGVTMRTPGHDFELAAGWLFAEGILRSPDEVSHLTYCTDPHVDHEQRYNIVNVHLRPGICPNLDRPRRRFAAMSGCGVCGTASLASLRAQGVVPAEGRIRLRAALLPRMGELFHQSQRLFHQTGGLHAAALFDEEGRLLSIREDVGRHNAVDKLIGQAWLNRQCPLDRKILMVSSRAGFEIVQKAAVAGVPILITMSAPSTLACDTAREFGITLIGFARGASFNVYTGEERVWLESSEWADG; from the coding sequence ATGAGGACCCATCCGTTTCCTCCTCCGAGAAGCAATGTGGCTCGCAGGCACATCCGACGGGTGATCGGGGATCAAATCTCTACGCGGATGGACCGGATTATCGTGGAAGAGCCGATGGAAATCCGCATCCGTCTGTATGATGTTCCCGAACCGATTTCCGTCGGGGTGACGATGCGCACGCCGGGTCATGATTTTGAACTGGCTGCGGGATGGTTGTTTGCCGAAGGTATTTTACGCTCGCCGGACGAAGTGTCGCATCTCACCTACTGTACAGACCCCCATGTGGATCACGAACAACGCTACAACATCGTGAACGTACATTTGCGTCCCGGCATCTGTCCGAATCTGGACCGGCCCCGCCGTCGTTTTGCGGCCATGTCGGGGTGCGGTGTCTGCGGGACGGCATCTCTGGCATCCCTCCGTGCCCAGGGTGTCGTCCCGGCAGAGGGGCGGATTCGGTTGCGCGCCGCCCTATTGCCACGGATGGGAGAATTGTTTCACCAGAGTCAACGCCTGTTTCATCAGACCGGTGGATTGCATGCGGCCGCCTTGTTTGACGAAGAGGGACGGTTGTTGTCTATTCGTGAGGATGTAGGCCGGCACAATGCGGTGGACAAATTGATCGGCCAGGCTTGGCTCAATCGTCAGTGTCCGCTGGACCGGAAGATCCTGATGGTGAGCAGTCGCGCCGGTTTCGAGATTGTACAAAAGGCGGCTGTTGCCGGCGTGCCCATTCTCATCACGATGTCGGCCCCGTCCACCTTGGCATGTGATACCGCTCGCGAATTCGGGATCACGCTGATCGGATTTGCCCGTGGCGCCTCGTTCAACGTGTATACGGGTGAGGAGCGGGTATGGTTGGAATCGTCGGAATGGGCAGACGGATAA
- a CDS encoding HEAT repeat domain-containing protein yields MNPGDKREKKRTLPNGCEVGQLGKRDTMWPAFQTMVEKGEAAVPTLMEGLQDVDEQVRGVAAVALGEIGSAAREAVPQLIALLYEENRETRMAAALALMKIGPDAVEALQTCLQSDNRQARFWAAWALTMNDPSQTEAVNVLREAWADDRNDKYVHLAAAEAIFKAMRYQSSKR; encoded by the coding sequence ATGAATCCCGGGGATAAAAGAGAAAAAAAACGTACGTTGCCGAACGGTTGCGAAGTTGGTCAACTGGGAAAACGGGATACGATGTGGCCTGCCTTTCAAACGATGGTCGAAAAAGGTGAGGCAGCGGTTCCTACGCTGATGGAAGGCTTGCAGGATGTGGATGAACAGGTGAGAGGGGTAGCGGCGGTTGCGTTGGGTGAGATTGGAAGCGCGGCGAGGGAAGCGGTTCCGCAGTTGATTGCGCTGCTGTATGAAGAAAACCGGGAAACGCGCATGGCGGCGGCATTGGCGCTGATGAAAATCGGACCCGATGCGGTGGAAGCATTGCAAACGTGTCTCCAATCGGACAACCGTCAAGCACGTTTTTGGGCGGCCTGGGCTTTGACCATGAACGATCCGTCTCAAACGGAAGCCGTGAATGTGCTACGTGAAGCCTGGGCGGATGACCGCAACGACAAATATGTTCATTTGGCCGCGGCGGAAGCGATCTTCAAAGCGATGCGGTATCAGTCATCCAAACGGTAG
- a CDS encoding Rqc2 family fibronectin-binding protein has product MSFDGLVTRAAVREMQALVGGRINKIYQPSENELLLQVRAQQRNHLLLISAHPSYARIHLTRHMTENPLEPPVFCMLMRKHCEGGIITAIEQVDMERIVHIHIRARNDLGDDVTRLLIAEIMGRHSNIILVDPESNRIIDAVRRVSHAVNRYRQVLPGVTYRRPPAQDKHHPLTTDEATFIRSLDFNQGRLDRQIVDRFAGISPVVAKEIVHRAGLGERSQLWRAFSEVMADIRQHRYQPTIVVSPEQKAFFSVVALTHLKGDAQTFDSVSSCLDAFYHGKAERDRVRQQTLDLVRKLKNEIEKNEKKIRVLEQEIRAAEKAENDRIYGELLTAYMHQIQRGDRVARVINYYDPEAPEIEIPLDPQLTPSENAQRYFKRYNKAKATRQWNKEQMEKAQQDITYLESVLALLENASLKEVEQIREELEEEGWLRPSGKGTRKRKKETPSPAVYHSSEGIPILVGKNNKQNDYLTHHLASSGDTWLHTKDIPGSHVVIRARTFGEQTLHEAAILAAYFSKARHSSQVPVDYTLVKYVRKPSGSRPGFVIYDHQKTLYVTPDESVIRQLTEK; this is encoded by the coding sequence ATGTCGTTCGACGGCTTAGTCACCCGTGCCGCCGTTCGGGAGATGCAGGCGCTGGTCGGCGGGCGGATCAACAAAATCTATCAACCGAGTGAAAACGAGTTGTTGCTGCAAGTGCGGGCACAACAACGGAATCATCTGCTGCTCATCTCGGCACACCCGTCTTATGCACGAATTCACCTCACCCGCCATATGACGGAAAATCCTTTGGAGCCACCGGTGTTTTGCATGCTGATGCGCAAACACTGCGAAGGCGGGATCATCACCGCCATCGAACAGGTGGACATGGAGAGGATCGTTCACATCCATATCCGCGCCCGCAACGATTTGGGCGATGATGTGACCCGTCTGCTGATCGCGGAGATCATGGGCCGTCACAGCAACATCATCTTGGTGGACCCGGAATCCAACCGCATCATCGACGCCGTCCGCCGCGTCAGCCATGCGGTCAACCGATACCGTCAGGTGTTGCCGGGAGTGACGTACCGACGGCCGCCCGCCCAGGACAAACATCACCCGCTGACAACGGATGAAGCGACGTTCATCCGTTCGTTGGACTTCAACCAGGGCCGATTGGACCGACAGATCGTCGACCGATTCGCCGGTATCAGCCCCGTGGTCGCCAAAGAGATCGTCCACCGAGCAGGGTTGGGGGAACGGTCGCAATTGTGGCGTGCCTTTTCCGAGGTGATGGCCGACATCCGCCAACACCGGTACCAACCCACCATCGTGGTCTCTCCCGAACAGAAGGCGTTTTTCTCCGTGGTGGCATTAACCCACCTGAAGGGAGATGCGCAAACGTTCGACAGTGTCAGCTCGTGCCTGGATGCCTTTTACCACGGGAAAGCGGAACGGGATCGTGTCCGGCAGCAAACATTGGATCTCGTACGCAAACTGAAAAATGAGATAGAAAAGAACGAGAAAAAAATCCGGGTGCTCGAACAGGAAATCCGGGCAGCGGAAAAAGCGGAAAATGATCGGATCTACGGGGAATTGCTCACCGCCTATATGCACCAGATTCAGCGGGGGGACCGGGTGGCACGGGTCATCAACTACTACGATCCGGAAGCACCTGAGATCGAGATCCCGCTCGATCCGCAGTTGACACCGTCAGAAAACGCCCAACGGTACTTCAAGCGGTACAACAAGGCGAAAGCCACCCGCCAATGGAACAAAGAGCAAATGGAAAAAGCACAGCAAGACATCACTTATCTGGAGTCCGTACTGGCACTGTTGGAAAATGCCTCGTTGAAAGAAGTGGAGCAGATTCGGGAGGAACTGGAGGAAGAAGGATGGCTCCGTCCCTCGGGGAAAGGAACACGCAAACGGAAAAAGGAAACACCTTCCCCGGCTGTCTATCATTCTTCTGAAGGAATTCCCATTCTCGTGGGCAAAAACAACAAACAAAACGATTATTTGACCCATCATCTCGCTTCGTCCGGGGACACGTGGTTGCACACCAAGGACATCCCCGGCTCACACGTGGTCATCCGAGCCCGAACGTTCGGCGAACAAACCTTGCACGAGGCTGCCATACTGGCCGCTTACTTCAGCAAAGCCCGTCATTCCAGTCAAGTGCCGGTCGATTACACATTGGTCAAATACGTGCGCAAGCCTTCCGGATCCCGTCCGGGTTTTGTCATCTACGACCATCAAAAAACGCTGTATGTCACACCGGATGAATCGGTGATCCGACAACTGACGGAAAAGTAA